The following coding sequences are from one Osmia bicornis bicornis chromosome 2, iOsmBic2.1, whole genome shotgun sequence window:
- the LOC114877170 gene encoding putative malate dehydrogenase 1B: MSASVCITVIAGVLEDHNFNHICFVAESLSNIIPNFYYKIIYKSSKEWKSWLKNMCTLHGWSHTKSPLIWQEIGITHSNINYVGSSYQFWEFLQQYYDIKSQLTREDLEALQADLLFAHEIKEEISKSPDVQERRRITIVGAGRSVCAELVCQLLMTKELWLTHGILIGLYDEPGCFFKIKKIYKDAGGVGAGLNSVMILDNVPEGLKDCHILIYLDSLLREEYEGTDDLLQRNYKDIEKLSIQINEYAPSYMKVLLCSMGITCFYANIMHELVTKVPSTNIVAVSSHYGLELIYPLVNSVGFTLQNFGCPPVWGYLGINQFVDVDHMIQKVHTYPATRTPISQKNVLLPIQTQEHSELRWFFYMSHNKKPYVDNLKRKALTQYLVGRSEDFPKCKAICDLLKLWYSKKGNIEDEIISLGIASDGSFGIPKGLVFSQPVYLKVSADDSRVWIPFKDFPMPNMPFSIFQNFIDTATIIHEQITKLKENSEFKEKFSVT; the protein is encoded by the exons ATGTCAGCAAGCGTATGTATTACTGTAATAGCTGGAGTTTTAGAAGATCATAATTTCAATCATATATGTTTTGTTGCTGAAAGTTTATCCAATATAATACCTaacttttattataaaattatttataaaagttcGAAGGAATGGAAA TCCTGGTTAAAAAACATGTGTACACTTCATGGCTGGTCTCATACTAAATCACCTTTAATATGGCAAGAAATTGGAATTACTCACAGCAATATAAATTACGTTGGAAGTAGCTACCAATTTTGGGAGTTCTTGCAACAATATTATGACATCAAATCGCAATTAACTCGAGAAGATCTTGAGGCACTACAAGcagatttattattt GCtcatgaaataaaagaagagaTAAGTAAAAGTCCAGATGTACAAGAACGTCGTCGAATAACAATAGTAGGAGCAGGAAGATCAGTGTGTGCAGAATTAGTTTGCCAATTATTAATGACAAAAGAACTTTGGTTGACCCATGGAATTCTTATTGGCTTATATGATGAACCAGGatgcttttttaaaattaaaaaaatttataaagatGCAGGAGGAGTGGGTGCAGGTTTAAATTCAGTGATGATTTTAGACAATGTACCTGAGGGATTAAAAGATTGTCACATATTGATATATCTTGATTCTTTATTAAG AGAAGAATACGAAGGTACGGACGACTTATTGCAAAGAAATTATAAAGACATAGAAAAATTGTCTATACAGATAAATGAATATGCACCTTCTTATATGAAAGTCCTTTTGTGCTCAATGGGTATTACATGTTTCTATGCCAATATCATGCATGAGCTAGTTACAAAAGTACCAAGTACAAATATCGTAGCTGTTAGTTCCCATTATGGTTTAGAATTGATATATCCCTTAGTCAATTCAGTAGGATTCACTTTACAAAATTTCGGATGTCCACCTGTTTGGGGGTATTTGG GAATAAATCAGTTTGTAGACGTTGATCATATGATTCAAAAAGTCCATACTTATCCTGCAACTAGAACTCCAATTTCACAGAAAAATGTACTCTTACCAATTCAAACTCAAGAACATTCAGAATTAAGATGGTTTTTCTATATGTCACACAATAAAAAACCTTACGTAGATAATTTAAAACGGAAG GCGCTTACTCAGTACCTAGTAGGTAGATCAGAAGACTTCCCAAAATGTAAAGCGATTTGCGATCTTCTAAAATTATGGTACAGCAAGAAAGGGAACATTGAAGATGAGATTATATCATTAGGAATAGCATCTGATG GTTCTTTTGGTATTCCAAAAGGACTAGTGTTTTCACAACCAGTATATTTGAAAGTATCAGCAGATGATTCACGAGTATGGATCCCTTTCAAGGATTTTCCAATGCCAAATATGCCGTtttctatatttcaaaattttatagaCACTGCCACAATTATTCACGAACAAATAACTAAATTAAAAGAGAATTCTGAgttcaaagaaaaattttcagtAACTTGA